A region from the Malus domestica chromosome 07, GDT2T_hap1 genome encodes:
- the LOC139197754 gene encoding uncharacterized protein, whose translation MDKTKYCVFRRGSGHAANDCITWMKYLKKLVNEAKCTKYEALLEGLQLAKDIVVKKLTIYSNSQLITNQTLGEYVAKHPRMARYLEKVREQLVMFQAYTLTQVPPAENAHADALADLGSALNHLLKHFIPIEYLEKSSIDEKPAVEVAHINTTLSWQDPINDCIVNRTLPINRLESKKLQMEVAHYYMWNDILVRISISRPHLCCLSHPDDLKVLSSKPHLGLLSSMRG comes from the exons ATGGACAAGACGAAATACTGCGTATTCCGCAGAGGTTCGGGGCATGCAGCCAATGATTGCATCACATGGATGAAGTACCTTAAGAAGCTTGTGAATGAAGCCAAGTGTACCA AGTATGAAGCTCTACTAGAAGGTCTCCAATTGGCGAAAGATATAGTAGTGAAGAAGCTCACGATTTATTCCAATTCCCAGCTGATCACTAACCAAACCTTAGGGGAATACGTAGCAAAGCATCCAAGGATGGCCAGATACCTCGAAAAGGTACGTGAGCAACTAGTGATGTTCCAGGCATACACACTCACTCAGGTTCCACCAGCAGAAAATGCCCATGCAGACGCACTAGCAGACCTAGGCTCTGCCTTAAACCATCTGCTCAAGCACTTCATTCCGATCGAGTACTTAGAGAAGTCGAGCATAGATGAGAAACCAGCAGTCGAGGTGGCACATATCAACACAACTCTGAGTTGGCAGGATCCCATCAACGACTGCATAGTCAACAGAACGCTCCCCATAAACAGACTGGAGTCCAAAAAACTCCAGATGGAGGTAGCACACTATTACATGTGGAATGACATTCTCGTTCGCATATCCATTTCAAGACCACATCTTTGCTGCTTATCGCATCCCGACGATCTGAAGGTTCTTAGCTCAAAACCCCATCTAGGTCTACTCTCCAGCATGAGAGGGTAA